From a region of the Anaeromyxobacter sp. genome:
- a CDS encoding Ig-like domain-containing protein: MTRQRSVAGAMALGFLVLLAACGASGQVTPVEGGVTVKVAPAEAETNPGGSVWYSAAVNAPLGITTTVNWSVVEPDGGSIDPLGLYLASGGQGTFTVRATSIGDPSVSGTGTVVVTPAPVVSVVVAPHARSVIQGGAVQFTATVSGTGAGQSTDVRWSLGGVGGGSIEASGLFHASGGTGTFAVTATSLADASASGAATVTVTAAPVISVSVSPDPGTVPAGGSLQFAATVSNTSAGQSTAVTWTAPDPGGGAVDAAGLYAAPATAGTYHVRATSVADPSRSRLATVVVTPAGGLTQAQKVALVATRRWIFYHMSTGCNFTGGAWSGVPTNELVHDMVFSGSSPCGLYRTVRDAGGGLRVVHPPYQSNLNAVPDDAPDSSATGAGAGRFTAGTFWHAHVIGANESVGNKLAEFDRHLRAYLGAPGSAQALARVSLASPINAGVKFCWVDDWTADIVTRLFATYQSTVAALEADYPGLHVIHFAAPLQPADATRNGYRMAWSERLRTTYPGLVFDVDLVESTRQDGTTYTVGGQRALAPEWSADAPNGHLSEAGTNWVGSKLLDYLAAVAQR, encoded by the coding sequence ATGACCAGACAACGCAGCGTGGCCGGCGCCATGGCGCTCGGGTTCCTGGTGCTGCTGGCGGCCTGTGGCGCCAGCGGACAGGTCACCCCGGTGGAGGGCGGCGTCACGGTGAAGGTGGCGCCGGCCGAGGCCGAGACCAACCCCGGCGGCTCGGTCTGGTACAGCGCCGCGGTGAACGCCCCGCTGGGCATCACCACCACCGTCAACTGGTCGGTGGTGGAGCCCGACGGCGGCTCCATCGACCCGCTCGGCCTCTACCTGGCCAGCGGCGGCCAGGGCACCTTCACGGTCCGCGCCACCAGCATCGGCGATCCCTCCGTCTCGGGGACCGGCACGGTGGTCGTGACGCCGGCCCCGGTGGTGTCGGTGGTGGTCGCGCCGCACGCCCGCTCGGTCATCCAGGGCGGCGCGGTCCAGTTCACCGCCACGGTCAGCGGCACCGGCGCGGGGCAGTCCACCGACGTCCGCTGGAGCCTGGGCGGCGTGGGCGGCGGCAGCATCGAGGCCTCGGGGCTCTTCCACGCCAGCGGCGGCACCGGGACCTTCGCCGTGACCGCCACCAGCCTGGCGGACGCCAGCGCCTCCGGGGCCGCCACGGTGACGGTCACCGCGGCGCCGGTCATCTCGGTGAGCGTCTCCCCCGACCCAGGCACGGTGCCTGCCGGGGGCTCCCTGCAGTTCGCCGCCACGGTGAGCAACACCAGCGCCGGCCAGTCGACCGCGGTGACCTGGACCGCCCCGGACCCGGGCGGCGGCGCCGTCGATGCGGCCGGGCTCTACGCCGCGCCGGCCACGGCGGGCACCTACCACGTGCGGGCCACCAGCGTGGCCGACCCCTCGCGCAGCCGCCTGGCCACGGTGGTGGTGACCCCCGCCGGCGGGCTCACCCAGGCGCAGAAGGTGGCGCTGGTGGCCACCAGGCGGTGGATCTTCTACCACATGAGCACCGGCTGTAACTTCACCGGCGGTGCGTGGAGCGGCGTGCCCACCAACGAGCTGGTGCACGACATGGTCTTCTCCGGCTCCAGCCCCTGCGGCCTCTACCGGACGGTGCGCGACGCCGGCGGGGGGCTGCGGGTGGTCCACCCGCCCTACCAGAGCAACCTGAACGCCGTCCCCGACGACGCGCCGGACTCCTCCGCCACCGGCGCGGGCGCCGGGCGCTTCACGGCCGGCACCTTCTGGCACGCCCACGTCATCGGCGCCAACGAGTCGGTGGGGAACAAGCTCGCCGAGTTCGATCGGCACCTGCGCGCCTACCTGGGCGCGCCGGGCTCGGCCCAGGCCCTGGCGCGGGTCAGCCTGGCCAGCCCCATCAACGCCGGCGTGAAGTTCTGCTGGGTGGACGACTGGACGGCCGACATCGTGACGCGCCTCTTCGCCACCTACCAGTCCACCGTGGCCGCCCTGGAGGCCGACTACCCGGGCCTGCACGTCATCCACTTCGCCGCCCCGCTCCAGCCGGCCGACGCCACCCGCAACGGCTACCGCATGGCGTGGAGCGAGCGGCTGCGCACCACCTACCCGGGCCTGGTCTTCGACGTGGACCTGGTGGAGTCCACCCGCCAGGACGGCACGACCTACACCGTGGGAGGGCAGCGGGCCCTGGCCCCCGAGTGGTCGGCCGACGCGCCCAACGGGCACCTCTCCGAGGCCGGGACCAACTGGGTCGGCTCGAAGTTGCTCGACTACCTGGCCGCCGTGGCCCAGCGCTGA